The genomic segment GCGGCGGCAGCAGGGAGGCCGGTTCGCTGCTCTTGGGCAGGAAGCCGACCGCGCCGGCGTGCAGCGCGGCCACGGCCAGCGCCGGGTCGTCGTCGCCGGACATCGCCAGCACCCGGGCCCGCGGGGAGGCCGCGCGGATCGCCGTGATCGCCCTGATCCCGCCCGGGGCGGCCGACCCCTTCCCCGCGTACGGCATGTGCAGGTCCACCAGCACCAGATCGGGCACCGCGTGGCGGACCACGCTGGCCGCGTACGCCGCGTCCCCGGTGGACGCGACCACGGTCACCCGGCCCCCGGTCGCCTCGGGAAGCAGCAGCTCCAGACCCCGGAGGAACAAGTCATGGTCATCGACGATCGCCACCCGAACCGTTTTCTGCATGGCGGCGGCATGCCCCTGCCACGCCCGGTCATGCGCCTGATCCGGCCGCGGCGTGCGCCCGACCCCGGCGTCGTGTTGCTGCGCAGCGTCTGCCACGAGCTCCGTCCACCCATGGCCACGTTGACCGCGCTGGTGCAGGCCCTGGAGCGCGACCAGCCGGAGGAGCGCCGCGGCGAACTGGCCCGGCTGGCCGCCGAACACGCCGTCCACGCGCAAGCCGTGCTCGGGCAGGCCGCGGCCGCGGCGAACGGCCTGGCCCCGGCGCGCGCAGCGGCCGTCCCGCTGTCGGCGGTTCTGCCCGGCATCGCCGCGACGACTCTGACCGGCGCCACCACGGCGTTCTCGCCCGGCGCCACCGCGACGACTTCGCCCGACGCCACCGCGACGACTTGGTCCGGTGCCACCGCGACGACTTCGCCCGACGCCACCGCGACGTCTTGGTCCGGTGCCGCCGCGGCGAGCGGGCCCGATCGGCTGACCGTGACCATGACCCGCCGCGCCGCCGCCTGGCCGGTTCAACCCCAGCACACCCGCCAGATCCTGCTCAACCTGGTCGGCAACGCGATGTGCCACTCCCCCGGGCCGGTGCGGCTCGTCGCGCGCCGGTGGGGCTCGCGGCTGCGCCTCAGCGTGTTCGACACCGGGGTCCCGTCGCCCGGGCTCACCGCCGCGCTGCGCCGCCGCACACCGCCGCCGACCGACCGCGGCCTCGGGTTGTGGGTGGTGCGCGGCCTGGTGGCGGCCGCGGGCGGCTCGATCCGGGCGCGGGCGTCGTCCTCGGGCAAATGCGTCGAGGTCTCCCTGCCCCGGCACCACGGCTGACCCACGAACCGGCCCGGCACTCGAAACGGCCCGGCACCGCGGCCGGCACTCGAAACGGCCCGGCGCCGCGGCCGGCACATAGCTGCGCCGGTTCCGCGGCTGACCCGCGGGTGCCACGGCTGGCCCCCGCGGACCGTCAGCGGTGGGCATGACACCGGCATGGTCTTCCGTACGCTCGTCCTCGCCTCCTGGCTCGTCGCCCTGCTCTTCCTGGCCGAGCGGGAGCCGCGCACCCTGCTGCTGGCCCTGGTCCTGGCCGCGCTGTGGACGGTCGCCCTGCTGCGCGACCGCCGTCCGGTCCGATCCGCGCGTTTGGGAACCCGCCCCGCCGGTATTCGCCCTTCATGAGACCCGTTACCCGTACGGCGCTGGCCGTGGCCGCCGTCGCCGGTGGTGCCGCCGCTGTCACGCTGGCCCGCCGCGCCCGCACGTCCACCGGGGAGCCGCGCTGGCACACCCTGACCGTGTACCGCCCGCTGACCGAGGTGGACGCGAACCTGCCCGAGGAGCTGCGCACGCTGGAGGTCCGGCTGGTCGCCGCGCCCGGCGACCGGGGCACCGAGGTGCACGCCCGGGCCTTCGACGGCGGACCGTCCGACGGTGAGGTGCAGCGGATCCTGCGCGAGAGCCGCTCGCTGCTGGAGGTGGGCGACGTGCTGCGGCCGGGCGGCCCCACCACGACCCCGACGCTGTTCAACCTGCCGTTGCGCTCGGTGACGAGCCGGACCCGTACGGGGGGATTGTTGTGAAGGCTCTGCAGTGGAACGGCGTGAACAAGCTGGCCGTCGGCGAGGTGCCGGACCCCGGGATCGTCAATCCGGGTGACGTCATCGTCAAGGTGAACCGCACGGTGACCTGCGGTTCCGACCTGCACCTGATCGGTGGCTACATCCCGTTCATGGAGAAGGGCGACGTGCTCGGGCACGAGTTCGTGGGTGAGGTGGTCGAGGTCGGTTCCGAGGTGGGCCGGCACCGGCGCGGCGATCGCGTGGTGGTGTCGTCGTTCATCGCCTGCGGCAAGTGCTACTTCTGCTCGCAGCAGCTGTTCTCGCTGTGCGACAACGGCAACACCAATCCGGCGATCACCGAGACGCTGTGGGGGCAGGCTCCCGGCGGTTGCTTCGGCTACTCCCACGCGATGGGCGGCAACCCGGGCAGCCACGCCGAATACGTGCGGGTGCCGTTCGCCGACGTCGGCGCGTTCACCGTGCCCG from the Paractinoplanes abujensis genome contains:
- a CDS encoding response regulator, which codes for MQKTVRVAIVDDHDLFLRGLELLLPEATGGRVTVVASTGDAAYAASVVRHAVPDLVLVDLHMPYAGKGSAAPGGIRAITAIRAASPRARVLAMSGDDDPALAVAALHAGAVGFLPKSSEPASLLPPLLAALEGWAVLPAALLPVLAGPPVTSPAAESLSDDDRALLRLIANGASTVQIAAELHVSERTVKRLTAGLLRRLRVSSRTEAAALAGSAGLV
- a CDS encoding sensor histidine kinase, whose product is MPLPRPVMRLIRPRRAPDPGVVLLRSVCHELRPPMATLTALVQALERDQPEERRGELARLAAEHAVHAQAVLGQAAAAANGLAPARAAAVPLSAVLPGIAATTLTGATTAFSPGATATTSPDATATTWSGATATTSPDATATSWSGAAAASGPDRLTVTMTRRAAAWPVQPQHTRQILLNLVGNAMCHSPGPVRLVARRWGSRLRLSVFDTGVPSPGLTAALRRRTPPPTDRGLGLWVVRGLVAAAGGSIRARASSSGKCVEVSLPRHHG